In Oxyura jamaicensis isolate SHBP4307 breed ruddy duck chromosome 11, BPBGC_Ojam_1.0, whole genome shotgun sequence, a genomic segment contains:
- the COQ9 gene encoding ubiquinone biosynthesis protein COQ9, mitochondrial, which yields MAAAAAGSLRRAGWRLWRGRAGLRCQLCPPQRPLHASAVLRRASDEQKKEPLASSPQQQFDSPPTDPQPDHEPQGPRPSYTGQGGQESEDYESEEQLQHRILTAALEFVPEHGWTAEAIAEGAKTLGLSVAAAGMFHSDGSELILHFVSQCNTKLSDLLEQEQKLVQLGETEKKPTDQFLRDAVEARLRMLIPYIEKWPQAVSILLLPHNIPSSLNLLTSMIDDIWHYAGDQSTDFNWYTRRAVLTGIYNTTELVMMQDSSPDFEETWRFLENRIADAMNMGNTAKQVQSTGEALAQGLMGAAVTITNLTGLNQRR from the exons atggcggcggcggcggcaggcaGCCTGAGGCGAGCGGGCTGGCGGCTGTGGCGGGGCCGCGCGG GGCTCAggtgccagctctgcccaccCCAGCGGCCCCTCCATGCCTCAGCTGTACTGAGGAGAGCCTCAGATGAGCAGAAGAAGGAGCCGCTGGCCTCTTCCCCTCAGCAGCAGTTTGACTCACCCCCAACAGACCCCCAGCCTGACCATGAACCTCAGGGCCCTCGCCCCAG TTACACTGGCCAGGGCGGCCAGGAGTCAGAGGACTATGAGAGcgaggagcagctgcagcaccgaATCCTCACAGCAGCGCTGGAGTTTGTGCCTGAACATGGCTGGACGGCAGAAGCCATTGCAGAGGGAGCCAAG ACCCTGGGTCTCTCTgttgctgcagcagggatgtTTCACAGCGATGGCAGTGAACTGATCCTGCACTTTGTATCTCAGTGCAACACCAAGCTGTCTGACCTGTTGGAGCAGGAACAAAAACTAGTGCAGTTGGGCGAGACAGA GAAGAAGCCTACAGATCAATTCCTGAGAGATGCTGTAGAAGCCAGGCTGAGGATGCTGATCCCATATATTGAGAAATGGCCCCAG gCTGTCAGCATCCTGTTGCTTCCACATAAcatcccttccagcctcaaccTCCTCACCAGCATGATTGATGATATATGGCACTATGCTGGAGACCAGTCTACGGAT TTTAACTGGTACACTCGTCGGGCTGTGCTCACTGGCATCTACAACACCACAGAACTGGTGATGATGCAGGATTCATCCCCTGACTTTGAAGAGACTTGGCGCTTCCTGGAAAACCGAATAGCTGATGCCATGAACATGGGCAATACAGCTAAGCAG GTACAGTCAACCGGAGAAGCACTTGCCCAGGGCCTGATGGGAGCTGCAGTTACT
- the CIAPIN1 gene encoding anamorsin, with amino-acid sequence MGEYGVAPGQRVAIIWDSSSPTAALKDLVDKIQALVGADNRVCVENINQLSQSAHKESSFDVILSGMVPGSTMQHTTELLAEIARILKPGGRVLLKEPVVTESGNNSRIKTAAKLFAALTLSGIVEVKELQKEPLTPEEAQAVQGHLGYQGNDLLIVRIEGRKPNFEVGSSSQLKLSFAKKPGPSGKPSVDPATAKLWTLSASDMNDEEMDLLDSDELLDSEDLKKPDPASLRAPSCKEMGKKKACKNCTCGLAEELEQEKKNSQPKSACGNCYLGDAFRCASCPYLGMPAFKPGEKILLKENNLHDA; translated from the exons atggggGAGTATGGGGTCGCACCTGGGCAGCGTGTGGCCATCATCTGGGACAGTTCCTCGCCGACTGCAGCACTGAAGGATTTGGTGGATAAAATTCAGGCGCTGGTGGGAGCTGATAATCGTGTCTGCGTGGAAAACATTAACCAACTGTCTCAAT cgGCTCACAAGGAGTCCAGTTTTGATGTAATTCTATCGGGCATGGTACCAGGCAGTACTATGCAGCACACCACAGAGTTATTGGCAGAAATAGCTCGGATACTTAAGCCTGGGGGACGCGTACTTCTGAAAGAACCGGTGGTTACAGAATCAG GAAACAACAGCAGAATCAAGACAGCAGCCAAACTCTTTGCAGCTCTGACTCTCTCTGGGATAGTGGAAGTGAAGGAG CTGCAAAAGGAACCTTTGACCCCAGAGGAGGCCCAGGCAGTCCAAGGACATTTGGGTTACCAAGGCAATGACCTTCTCATTGTTCGGATAGAAGGCAGGAAACCCAACTTCGAAGTGGGATCCTCAAGTCAGCTCAAACTGTCCTTTGCCAAGAAACCTGGTCCTTCAG GAAAACCTTCTGTGGATCCAGCCACTGCTAAGCTGTGGACACTCTCTGCCAGTGATATGAATGATGAAGAGATG GATCTTCTGGACTCTGATGAACTGTTAGATTCAGAGGATTTGAAAAAGCCAGATCCAGCTTCCCTCAGAGCTCCATCCTGCAAAGAAATGGGCAAAAAGAAAGCCTGCAAGAACTG CACCTGTGGCCTGGCTGAAGAGCTGGAACAGGAGAAGAAGAACTCACAGCCCAAATCTGCCTGTGGAAAT TGCTACCTGGGGGATGCGTTCCgctgtgccagctgcccttACCTGGGTATGCCTGCATTCAAGCCTGGAGAGAAGATTCTGCTGAAAGAGAACAACCTGCATGATGCCTAA
- the LOC118172873 gene encoding olfactory receptor 14A16-like, whose amino-acid sequence MSNGSSITEFLLLAFADTRELQLLHFGLFLGIYLAALLGNGLIITAVACDHRLHTPMYFFLLNLALLDMGSVSVTMPRSMANSLWDTRAISYAGCAAQVFLFLFLIVAELCLLTVMAYDRYIAICKPLHYTTLLGNRACASMAAAAWGGGFLNAVLHTANTFSLPLCKGNAVDQFFCEIPQILKLSCSHFYMRELVLLMVSVCLAFVCFVFIFLSYVQIFSAVLRIPSEQGRHKAFSTCLPHLAVVSLCLGTAMFAYLKPPSISSPSLDLVTTVLYSVLLPAVNPLIYSMRNKELKDAIQKVISWMFLSCDKFPITLC is encoded by the coding sequence ATGTCCAATGGCAGCTCCATCACCgagttcctcctcctggcatTTGCAGACACACGAGAGCTGCAACTCCTGCACTttgggctcttcctgggcatctacctaGCTGCTCTTCTTGGCAATGGCCTCATCATCACAGCTGTAGCCTgtgaccaccgcctccacacccccatgtacttcttcctcctcaacctcgccctccttgACATGGGCTCCGTCTCTGTTACTATGCCCAGATCCATGGCCAACtccctctgggacaccagggccatctcctatGCAGGATGTGCTGCCCaggtatttctctttctctttttgattGTAGCAGAATTGTGTCTTCTCACTGTCATGGCCTATGACCgctacattgccatctgcaagcccctaCACTACACGACCCTCCTGGGCAACAGAGCTTGTGCCAgtatggcagcagctgcctggggcggtggctttctcaatgctgtcctgcacacagCCAATACATTTTCACTACCTCTCTGCAAAGGTAATGCTGTAGACCAATTCTTCTGCGAAATTCCCCAGATCCTTAAGCTCTCTTGCTCACACTTCTACATGAGGGAACTTGTGCTTCTCATGGTTAGTGTCTGtttagcttttgtttgttttgttttcatctttctgtcctatgtgcagatcttcagcgCCGTGCTGAGGATCCCCTCTGAGCAGGGaaggcacaaagccttttccacatgcctccctcacctggctgtggtctcCCTGTGTCTCGGCACTGCcatgtttgcctacctgaagcccccctccatctcttccccatccctggacctgGTGACAACAGTTCTGTACTCAGTGCTACTgccagcagtgaaccccctcatctacagcatgaggaacaaggAGCTCAAGGATGCCATACAGAAAGTGATTTCATGGATGTTTCTCAGTTGTGATAAATTTCCCATCACTCTATGCTAA